The following proteins come from a genomic window of Verrucomicrobiota bacterium JB022:
- a CDS encoding TIM barrel protein, whose product MSFSLNWCISTLGCPEATLEDAAQLAERHGIRNLELRTLEDRVDLPAYFAERFGSAQAVTAVAQRHGCRIVALDPSAKLVGLTQAHREELAAIAPWADQLGVRYLRVFDGGAPAPELSDEDLAAARDALDWWRAQQQQHGWKVELMLETHDCLCSLAAIERLQAALPHPANILWDAHHTWRKQREDPLRMWPRIKDQVVHIHFKDSIGKPSARHPFTYVHLGEGEFPLQPFLEMLERDRFAGPVSLEWEKKWHPYLPDLDAALTVFDAMRAPA is encoded by the coding sequence ATGTCTTTTTCCCTCAACTGGTGCATTTCCACCCTCGGCTGTCCCGAGGCCACGCTTGAAGACGCCGCGCAACTGGCCGAGCGCCACGGCATCCGCAACCTGGAGTTGCGCACGCTGGAAGACCGCGTCGACCTGCCCGCCTACTTCGCCGAACGCTTTGGCTCGGCACAGGCGGTGACGGCGGTGGCCCAGCGACACGGCTGCCGCATCGTCGCGCTCGACCCCTCCGCCAAGCTGGTGGGGCTGACGCAGGCACACCGCGAAGAGCTTGCGGCCATTGCGCCCTGGGCCGATCAACTGGGTGTGCGCTACCTGCGCGTGTTCGACGGCGGAGCCCCGGCGCCGGAGCTGAGCGACGAAGACCTCGCTGCGGCCCGCGATGCCCTGGACTGGTGGCGCGCCCAGCAACAGCAGCACGGCTGGAAGGTCGAGCTGATGCTGGAGACGCACGATTGCCTGTGCTCGCTGGCAGCGATCGAGCGCCTGCAGGCCGCCCTGCCCCACCCCGCCAACATCCTCTGGGATGCTCACCACACCTGGCGCAAGCAGCGCGAAGACCCGCTGCGCATGTGGCCGCGCATCAAAGACCAGGTGGTGCACATCCACTTCAAGGACAGCATCGGCAAGCCCTCCGCGCGCCACCCCTTTACCTACGTGCACCTCGGCGAGGGCGAGTTCCCGCTGCAGCCCTTCCTTGAAATGCTGGAGCGCGACCGTTTTGCCGGGCCGGTGAGCCTCGAATGGGAAAAGAAGTGGCACCCCTACCTGCCCGACCTCGACGCCGCCCTCACCGTCTTCGACGCCATGCGCGCCCCCGCCTGA